In the genome of Croceimicrobium hydrocarbonivorans, one region contains:
- the mnmA gene encoding tRNA 2-thiouridine(34) synthase MnmA, translating to MARVVVGLSGGVDSSVAAHLLQEEGHEVIALFMRNWHDETVTIHDECPWIEDSNDAMLVAEKLGIPFQVIDLSEEYKERIVDYMFSEYEQGRTPNPDVLCNREIKFDVFLEKALSLGADYVATGHYCRRDEIEVDGKTVYRLLSGLDNNKDQSYFLCQLNQEQLSKALFPIGHLQKSEVRRIATELDLVTADKKDSQGLCFIGKVRLPEFLQQQLAPKKGQVIEIAAGTEIPKDFSRLPEQNEWSEKAAPFAFSADLGSVKGEHSGAHYFTIGQRKGLAIGGTPEPLFVIGTDTEHNLIYAGQGESHPGLRKEALFVAADDVHWLREDLSLKSGEQSSYMARIRYRQSLFPVTLHATDKGLYVLFEEAQKAVTPGQFVAWYQGEELVGSGVIQF from the coding sequence TCGAGTAGTAGTAGGATTAAGTGGTGGAGTAGATAGCAGCGTAGCGGCTCATTTACTGCAAGAAGAAGGGCATGAGGTAATCGCCCTGTTTATGCGTAATTGGCATGACGAAACGGTTACCATTCATGATGAATGCCCCTGGATAGAAGATAGTAATGATGCCATGTTGGTGGCAGAAAAATTGGGTATTCCTTTTCAGGTTATTGATTTAAGTGAAGAATATAAGGAGCGCATAGTTGATTATATGTTCTCCGAATATGAGCAGGGCCGTACTCCTAATCCGGATGTATTGTGCAACCGGGAAATCAAGTTTGATGTATTCCTAGAGAAAGCGCTAAGCTTAGGCGCTGATTATGTTGCAACCGGTCATTATTGCCGGCGTGATGAAATTGAAGTAGATGGGAAAACGGTCTATCGACTTTTATCCGGACTGGATAACAACAAAGATCAGAGCTATTTCCTTTGTCAGCTTAACCAGGAACAATTAAGCAAAGCATTATTCCCAATTGGTCATTTACAGAAAAGTGAAGTGCGCAGAATTGCCACAGAACTGGATTTGGTAACGGCCGATAAAAAGGATTCACAAGGACTTTGTTTCATTGGTAAGGTACGCCTACCGGAATTTCTTCAGCAACAGCTAGCCCCTAAAAAAGGCCAGGTAATTGAGATTGCTGCGGGAACCGAAATCCCTAAAGATTTTAGCCGCTTACCCGAACAGAATGAATGGTCGGAAAAAGCGGCACCTTTTGCCTTTAGTGCTGATTTGGGGTCGGTTAAAGGCGAACATAGCGGAGCTCATTATTTTACTATTGGTCAACGCAAAGGATTGGCGATAGGAGGAACTCCGGAGCCCTTATTTGTAATAGGTACCGATACTGAGCATAATTTAATTTACGCGGGTCAAGGTGAGTCGCATCCTGGTCTGCGCAAAGAAGCCTTATTTGTAGCGGCCGATGATGTACACTGGTTAAGGGAAGATTTAAGCTTAAAATCAGGGGAACAGTCTAGCTACATGGCAAGAATTCGCTACCGTCAATCACTTTTTCCCGTGACCTTGCATGCCACGGATAAGGGACTGTATGTTTTATTTGAAGAAGCCCAAAAGGCGGTAACTCCCGGACAATTTGTAGCCTGGTATCAAGGTGAAGAATTAGTGGGTTCCGGTGTAATACAATTTTAA
- a CDS encoding S8/S53 family peptidase, translating into MIRNLFLLLAIVSLSPIAEAQSYRVFFTDKGSSEHLLEHPELLLSEAALLRRSMQGIAIDHSDLPVAPEYLKQIQRMGGELKAHSRWLNYAFVEGLSAQDLEALPFVKRLEYPKKHQSYLAGTQAQFDYGLGTTQVELLNGDALHQAGYTGRGVTIAVIDAGFTGALQAAVLDSLRQSGRLMGSWSFINGDTNVYSGQGGHGASVLSVMAALDTGVFVGTAPHANYWLLTSENVSSETPVEMDHWLMAAEFADSVGAHVINTSLGYTTFDDTTDNFDYSDMDGNTTVVTRAADWAASKGIVVVASAGNEGAGSWQRIGAPADGDSVLAVGATDGMGNYANFSSRGPSYDWRVKPDVSAMGAGTTLINIVGQVSSGFGTSFSSPCIAGMAACLVQAKPNVHGEEIAWKIRRSGHLFSTPNNTLGYGIPDFEFALNIGLEEDPMALKAEVYPNPVNDKVYIQGDFNRGQKIQIAIYNQAGQQLMAVERNWQNQLEMLDLAQLSPGIYFLNIHSDSMSHQLKLVKK; encoded by the coding sequence ATGATTCGAAATTTATTCCTGCTACTGGCGATAGTAAGCCTAAGCCCAATAGCCGAGGCTCAGTCCTACAGAGTGTTTTTTACCGATAAAGGATCCAGTGAGCATTTATTGGAGCATCCCGAATTGCTATTGAGCGAAGCAGCTTTGCTGCGTAGGAGTATGCAAGGCATTGCAATTGATCACAGCGACTTGCCAGTGGCTCCAGAATACCTTAAGCAGATTCAAAGAATGGGAGGAGAGCTTAAAGCTCATTCTCGTTGGCTTAATTATGCTTTTGTAGAAGGCTTAAGTGCTCAAGATTTAGAAGCCTTGCCCTTTGTAAAACGCTTAGAATACCCCAAGAAACATCAAAGTTATTTGGCAGGCACACAAGCCCAGTTCGACTATGGTTTAGGAACCACTCAGGTGGAGCTTTTAAATGGAGATGCTCTTCATCAGGCCGGATATACAGGAAGAGGAGTTACGATTGCCGTTATTGATGCCGGTTTTACGGGGGCCCTGCAGGCAGCAGTTTTAGATAGTTTGAGGCAAAGCGGTCGTTTAATGGGCTCCTGGAGTTTTATTAATGGTGATACCAATGTTTATTCTGGTCAGGGTGGTCATGGAGCCTCTGTTTTATCAGTAATGGCAGCCTTGGACACCGGTGTATTTGTTGGAACTGCTCCCCACGCCAACTATTGGTTGCTGACCTCAGAGAACGTAAGTTCAGAAACTCCGGTAGAAATGGATCATTGGCTGATGGCCGCTGAATTTGCAGATAGCGTTGGTGCGCATGTTATTAATACCTCCTTAGGTTATACCACCTTTGATGATACTACCGATAATTTCGATTACAGTGATATGGATGGTAACACAACGGTGGTTACTCGTGCTGCGGATTGGGCCGCATCTAAAGGAATTGTAGTAGTTGCCAGTGCAGGTAACGAAGGTGCAGGTTCCTGGCAACGAATTGGAGCCCCTGCCGATGGGGATAGTGTTTTGGCAGTAGGAGCTACTGATGGCATGGGGAATTATGCCAACTTTAGCAGCCGCGGTCCTTCTTATGATTGGCGCGTAAAGCCCGATGTATCGGCTATGGGAGCAGGAACCACATTGATAAATATTGTGGGTCAGGTTTCCAGTGGATTTGGAACTAGTTTTTCATCCCCCTGTATTGCGGGTATGGCGGCCTGTTTAGTGCAAGCGAAGCCCAATGTGCATGGGGAGGAAATAGCTTGGAAAATTCGCCGCAGTGGCCATTTATTTTCGACTCCGAATAATACACTGGGATATGGTATTCCAGATTTTGAATTTGCTTTAAACATTGGTCTGGAAGAGGACCCGATGGCTTTAAAAGCCGAGGTATACCCTAATCCTGTTAATGATAAGGTATATATCCAGGGTGATTTTAATCGTGGTCAGAAAATTCAAATAGCTATTTACAATCAAGCCGGCCAACAGTTAATGGCGGTGGAGCGAAATTGGCAGAATCAATTGGAAATGCTGGATCTTGCGCAATTAAGTCCTGGAATCTATTTCTTGAATATCCATTCTGATTCCATGTCACATCAGCTTAAGCTTGTGAAGAAATGA
- a CDS encoding NAD(P)H-dependent flavin oxidoreductase, with product MKNRIKELFGIEIPIIQAGMIWCSGWELASAVSNSGALGIIGAGSMYPNILRTHIQKCKAAVGGKPFAVNVPMLYPQIEELMAIIIEEQVPIVFTSAGNPKTWTAHLKEKGIKVVHVVSSLKFALKAEAAGVDAVVAEGFEAGGHNGRDETTSLVLWPMVSQALQIPMIAAGGIASGQQILAAFALGAEAVQIGSRFVASEESSAHQAFKQAVIDAEEGDTMLTLKELAPVRLIKNEFFQQVQQAYIKGTTKDELQQILGRARAKRGMFEGDLIEGELEIGQVSGMIKNLKPAREIVEELWQDFENHKQALREI from the coding sequence ATGAAGAATAGAATAAAGGAATTATTCGGCATTGAAATCCCTATCATTCAAGCTGGAATGATTTGGTGCAGCGGTTGGGAATTAGCCAGTGCGGTATCCAATTCCGGTGCCTTGGGCATTATAGGAGCGGGATCCATGTATCCGAATATTCTGAGAACGCATATTCAAAAATGTAAAGCAGCAGTAGGAGGAAAGCCCTTCGCGGTGAATGTGCCTATGCTTTATCCTCAGATTGAGGAATTAATGGCTATCATTATAGAGGAGCAAGTACCGATAGTATTTACTTCTGCGGGTAATCCTAAAACTTGGACCGCTCATTTAAAGGAGAAGGGCATTAAGGTGGTGCATGTAGTGAGCTCACTGAAATTTGCCTTAAAAGCTGAAGCAGCGGGTGTGGATGCCGTTGTTGCCGAAGGCTTTGAAGCAGGAGGACATAATGGTCGCGATGAAACGACCAGTCTTGTTTTGTGGCCTATGGTAAGTCAAGCCTTGCAAATTCCTATGATTGCTGCCGGTGGCATAGCAAGTGGACAGCAAATATTAGCTGCTTTTGCTTTAGGAGCAGAGGCAGTTCAAATAGGTTCACGTTTTGTGGCCAGTGAAGAAAGTTCTGCCCATCAGGCTTTCAAGCAAGCTGTAATTGATGCCGAGGAAGGGGACACTATGCTTACCTTAAAGGAACTTGCTCCCGTTCGTTTGATTAAAAATGAATTTTTTCAACAGGTGCAACAGGCCTATATCAAGGGAACAACTAAAGATGAACTTCAACAAATCTTGGGAAGAGCCCGAGCAAAAAGAGGAATGTTCGAAGGTGATTTAATTGAGGGAGAGCTTGAGATTGGCCAGGTAAGTGGTATGATTAAGAATCTAAAACCAGCACGAGAAATCGTAGAAGAACTCTGGCAAGATTTCGAAAATCATAAACAAGCACTTCGCGAAATCTGA
- a CDS encoding T9SS type B sorting domain-containing protein, with product MSKFKLWFIALLATASFTSQASHLLGGEIYWECTPSGQYIFTLTLYRDCTGIAIPTGTQTLTGPATISCTYIPALSGDVSPDCPNTALDLQCSSGDDGAIEKGVYRSSPVSLNGIPPAGGWEFAWTSCCRPTLENTNASGYYLRSKMYPYTPPGSSQPLNTSTCYDNSPVFAQDANAVTCPNFLFEFNHLPADKDIDSLVFDWGHPWDAANSNIIFSTGYSHVAPFPDGTEDPNNGPNTLDPSSGEITALANNPNDGWYASCVVIKEYRCNQLIGEVYRDVPLYYLDAVDCPTNPSTPSAEIDTSIYQNVQRSGNVYRIRTYPQDTVQFRVVARDLDQFANGSFQQICMKAGGLQLNSDNYASNSGCNGAAPCATLTSFNSTGTYCSVIQNTVEFFWVPDCVHLNFGGCGTASNTYFFTVRMEDDGCAAPKVGLATIIVEVIAGDPTPPGLSCTDVQQDGSIRLGWSQPELDSVLEFNYYRIYGSSSPGGPWTVVDSIPHYDTLSTVVASQGNVSYFYMEMSTGPCDFISLPSQVVSTMTMTMTAIPPNSPEIAQLSWTPLNGTGLNPIRGNIYEVWVEAPEGSGNWQKIGETTNTSFTDTVSVCDMLVSYQVRVPDTVVGCYSGSSQDTGRFQDRTNVSNVSLGRVLVNQNNKAMVEFESTQFEDIVEFYLFYNDPQNGWVIVDTIDAGTAMPYEWADSDAGSHSEQFKIVSVDSCGNQSDDLAVSPYNTIYLRNYLNKCEGYSRISWNAYKEFPNGVHEYRVWVQITEPDGTVIPPTILFTASPTDTSFRQNVIRKDYEYCYVIEARDTIANLSSTSNTVCVEAAVPQQSEQLYIAKVTNDPSRNSLDISIYIDGQADVRSFQIQRAPEYYGPYRTIATVGKPTAPPYIISFQDFGVEPSKFNYFYRVTATDSCGGYDTISNISSNMKLEVRAAEDVTNRLRWNAYFGWGGYVDRYEIYRRPADGFNWEKVGENVTINGRQDTTWIDYDIADLVKADPTAGEYCYYVKAVEGGNPQGIVDNQGNPMTAISNQSCAQQEAKVYLATAFRPGSSIGENQTYGPSMRLNEVENYHFYIMNRWGKKVFETNNPEERWDGSYEGNDAPQGVYIYYIKFQTPGGSEQEERGNLTLVR from the coding sequence ATGTCTAAGTTTAAATTGTGGTTTATAGCCTTATTGGCAACCGCATCATTTACCAGTCAAGCTTCGCATTTATTAGGTGGAGAGATTTACTGGGAATGTACGCCCAGTGGACAATACATATTTACGCTAACTCTGTATAGAGACTGTACTGGTATTGCAATTCCTACTGGTACTCAAACCTTAACGGGGCCAGCTACTATTTCTTGTACTTATATCCCTGCACTTTCTGGTGATGTGTCGCCGGATTGCCCGAACACTGCTTTGGACTTACAATGTTCTTCCGGTGATGATGGTGCGATTGAAAAAGGGGTGTACCGCAGTTCACCCGTAAGTTTAAATGGTATCCCACCTGCAGGTGGATGGGAGTTTGCTTGGACCTCCTGTTGTCGCCCTACTTTGGAGAATACCAATGCTTCAGGTTATTATCTACGTTCTAAAATGTATCCTTATACTCCTCCGGGTTCCAGCCAACCCTTAAACACGAGTACCTGTTATGACAATAGCCCAGTATTTGCACAGGATGCCAATGCGGTAACCTGTCCTAACTTCTTATTTGAGTTTAACCACCTTCCTGCGGATAAGGATATTGATAGCTTGGTGTTTGATTGGGGGCATCCTTGGGATGCGGCTAACAGTAATATTATTTTCAGTACTGGATATTCTCATGTTGCCCCATTCCCTGATGGAACTGAAGACCCTAATAATGGACCTAATACCTTGGACCCTTCTTCTGGAGAGATCACTGCCTTGGCTAATAACCCCAATGATGGTTGGTATGCTTCCTGTGTGGTAATTAAGGAATACCGTTGTAATCAGTTGATTGGTGAGGTATATCGAGATGTGCCTTTGTATTATCTGGATGCCGTGGATTGCCCAACCAACCCGAGTACTCCTTCTGCGGAGATCGATACGTCGATTTATCAGAACGTGCAGCGTAGCGGTAATGTGTATCGCATTCGTACCTATCCTCAGGATACGGTTCAGTTTAGAGTAGTAGCCCGAGATTTAGATCAGTTTGCCAATGGTTCTTTCCAGCAGATTTGTATGAAAGCGGGCGGACTGCAATTGAACAGTGATAACTACGCCAGTAACTCTGGCTGTAATGGAGCAGCACCTTGTGCAACCTTAACCTCTTTCAACTCTACCGGAACCTATTGTAGTGTAATCCAGAACACGGTTGAGTTCTTTTGGGTACCTGATTGTGTGCACTTGAACTTTGGTGGTTGTGGAACGGCATCGAATACCTATTTCTTTACCGTACGAATGGAGGATGATGGTTGTGCCGCACCGAAAGTAGGTCTTGCGACGATTATCGTAGAAGTAATTGCGGGTGATCCGACCCCTCCGGGACTAAGTTGTACGGATGTTCAGCAAGATGGCTCGATCCGCTTGGGTTGGAGTCAGCCAGAACTGGATAGTGTTTTAGAGTTCAACTATTATCGTATTTATGGATCCTCCTCTCCTGGAGGCCCCTGGACAGTAGTAGACAGTATTCCTCATTATGATACCTTGAGCACCGTCGTTGCGTCTCAAGGGAATGTGAGCTACTTCTATATGGAGATGAGTACGGGTCCATGTGACTTTATCTCATTACCGAGTCAGGTAGTATCAACGATGACGATGACCATGACGGCGATACCACCCAACAGCCCAGAGATCGCTCAACTGAGTTGGACACCCTTAAATGGTACGGGCTTAAACCCGATCCGCGGTAATATCTACGAAGTATGGGTAGAAGCCCCGGAGGGTAGTGGCAACTGGCAAAAGATAGGAGAGACTACCAATACCAGCTTTACGGATACCGTAAGTGTTTGTGATATGTTGGTGTCCTATCAAGTGCGTGTACCAGATACAGTAGTGGGTTGTTATTCCGGCTCTAGTCAAGATACGGGCCGCTTCCAGGATCGCACGAATGTGTCAAATGTTAGCCTGGGTCGCGTATTGGTAAATCAGAACAACAAAGCGATGGTAGAGTTTGAGTCTACCCAGTTTGAAGATATCGTAGAGTTCTATTTATTCTATAATGATCCGCAAAATGGCTGGGTGATAGTAGATACGATCGATGCGGGAACAGCTATGCCTTACGAATGGGCAGACTCGGATGCGGGTAGCCATTCAGAGCAGTTTAAGATCGTATCGGTAGACAGTTGTGGGAACCAGAGTGATGATTTAGCGGTAAGTCCTTACAATACAATTTACCTGCGTAACTATCTGAACAAATGTGAGGGTTATTCCCGCATCAGCTGGAATGCCTATAAAGAGTTCCCTAATGGGGTGCATGAGTACCGCGTATGGGTACAAATTACCGAGCCCGATGGCACAGTGATTCCTCCGACTATCTTATTTACTGCCAGTCCAACGGATACGAGCTTCCGTCAGAATGTGATTAGGAAGGATTATGAGTATTGCTATGTGATAGAAGCTCGAGATACGATCGCGAACTTAAGCTCTACTTCGAACACAGTATGTGTAGAAGCGGCAGTGCCACAGCAATCGGAGCAGTTGTACATCGCTAAGGTGACCAATGATCCAAGTCGTAACTCCTTAGACATTAGTATTTACATTGATGGTCAGGCGGATGTCCGCAGCTTCCAGATCCAAAGAGCGCCCGAGTACTATGGACCTTATCGTACGATAGCAACAGTAGGTAAGCCAACGGCTCCTCCTTATATCATCTCTTTCCAAGACTTTGGCGTAGAGCCCAGTAAGTTTAATTACTTCTACCGTGTAACGGCAACCGATAGCTGTGGAGGCTATGATACCATTAGTAATATCAGCTCAAACATGAAGTTGGAGGTAAGAGCAGCAGAGGATGTAACCAATCGTTTACGCTGGAACGCCTACTTCGGCTGGGGAGGCTATGTAGATCGATATGAGATTTACCGTCGTCCTGCAGATGGCTTTAACTGGGAAAAGGTAGGTGAGAACGTAACCATTAATGGTCGTCAGGATACCACTTGGATCGATTATGATATTGCCGATTTAGTGAAGGCTGATCCTACTGCCGGTGAATACTGTTATTATGTGAAAGCTGTAGAAGGAGGGAACCCACAAGGTATTGTTGATAATCAGGGTAACCCGATGACAGCGATCTCCAATCAGTCCTGTGCTCAGCAAGAAGCGAAGGTATACTTAGCCACGGCTTTCCGCCCAGGAAGCTCGATAGGAGAGAACCAAACCTATGGACCATCCATGCGCTTGAATGAGGTAGAGAACTACCACTTCTATATCATGAACCGTTGGGGAAAGAAGGTATTTGAGACCAATAATCCTGAGGAAAGATGGGATGGAAGTTATGAAGGTAATGATGCACCTCAAGGTGTGTATATCTACTATATTAAGTTCCAAACTCCTGGTGGATCCGAACAAGAAGAACGAGGGAATCTAACCCTGGTTCGATAG
- a CDS encoding T9SS type B sorting domain-containing protein: MNWIKSILFSVLAILFAGNLQASHLLGGEIYWECTPSGQYIFTLTLYRDCTGANIPTTPQSLSGPANIICNYIPALSGDVSPDCPNTALDLQCSSGDDGAIEKGVYRSAPVSLNGIPPAGGWEFAWTSCCRPSLENTNASGYYLRSKMYPYTPPGSSQPLNTSTCYDNSPVFAQDANAVTCPNFLFEFNHLPADKDIDSLVFDWGHPWDAANQNITFGTGYQYTAPFPDGSEDPNNGPNTLDPSSGEITALANNPNEGWYASCVVIKEYRCNQLIGEVYRDVPIYYLDAVDCPTNPSTPSAEIDTSIYQNVQRSGNVYRIRTYPQDTVQFRVVARDLDQFANGSFQQICMKAGGLQLNSNNYASQTGCNGAAPCATLTSFNSTGTYCSVIQNTVEFFWVPDCVHLNFGGCGTASNTYFFTVRMEDDGCAAPKVGLATIIVEVIAGDPTPPGLSCTDVQQDGSIRLGWSQPELDSVLEFNYYRIYGSSSPGGPWTVVDSIPHYDTLSTVVASQGNVSYFYMEMSTGPCDFISLPSQVVSTMTMTMTAIPPNSPEIAQLSWTPLNGTGLNPIRGNIYEVWVEAPEGSGNWQKIGETANTSFTDTVSVCDMLVSYQVRVPDTVVGCYSGSSQDTGRFQDRTNVSNVSLGRVLVNQNNKAMVEFESTQFEDIVEFYLFYNDPQNGWVIVDTIDAGTAMPYEWADSDAGSHSEQFKIVSVDSCGNQSDDLAVSPYNTIYLRNYLNKCEGYSRISWNAYKEFPNGVHEYRVWVQITEPDGTVIPPTILFTASPTDTSFRQNVIRKDYEYCYVIEARDTIANLSSTSNTVCVEAAVPQQSEQLYIAKVTNDPSRNSLDISIYIDGQADVRSFQIQRAPEYYGPYRTIATVGKPTAPPYIISFQDFGVEPSKFNYFYRVTATDSCGGYDTISNISSNMKLEVRAAEDVTNRLRWNAYFGWGGYVDRYEIYRRPADGFNWEKVGENVTINGRQDTTWIDYDIADLVKADPTAGEYCYYVKAVEGGNPQGIVDNQGNPMTAISNQSCAQQEAKVYLATAFRPGSSIGENQTYGPSMRLNEVENYHFYIMNRWGKKVFETNNPEERWDGSYEGNDAPQGVYIYYIKFQTPGGSEQEERGNLSLVR, translated from the coding sequence ATGAACTGGATCAAATCTATCCTCTTTTCTGTACTAGCAATTTTGTTTGCGGGTAACTTGCAAGCATCGCACCTTTTAGGAGGGGAAATTTACTGGGAATGTACGCCCAGTGGACAATACATATTTACGCTAACTCTATACAGAGACTGTACGGGAGCTAACATTCCTACTACTCCGCAGTCTCTATCAGGCCCTGCTAATATTATTTGTAATTATATACCCGCACTTTCTGGTGATGTGTCTCCCGATTGCCCGAACACTGCTTTGGACTTACAATGTTCTTCCGGTGATGATGGTGCGATTGAGAAAGGGGTATACCGTAGTGCACCGGTAAGTTTAAATGGTATCCCACCTGCAGGGGGCTGGGAGTTTGCTTGGACTTCCTGTTGTCGTCCTTCTTTGGAGAATACCAATGCCTCTGGTTATTATCTACGTTCTAAAATGTATCCTTATACTCCTCCGGGTTCGAGCCAACCTTTAAATACGAGTACCTGTTATGACAATAGCCCAGTATTTGCTCAGGATGCCAATGCAGTAACTTGTCCTAACTTCTTATTTGAGTTTAATCACCTTCCTGCGGATAAGGATATTGATAGCTTGGTTTTTGACTGGGGACATCCTTGGGATGCGGCAAATCAAAATATTACTTTTGGGACTGGCTATCAATACACGGCACCCTTCCCTGACGGAAGTGAAGACCCTAATAATGGACCTAATACCTTGGACCCTTCTTCTGGAGAGATCACTGCCTTGGCTAATAACCCTAATGAAGGCTGGTATGCTTCCTGTGTGGTAATTAAGGAATACCGTTGTAATCAACTGATTGGTGAGGTATATCGAGATGTACCTATTTATTATCTGGATGCCGTGGATTGCCCAACCAACCCGAGTACTCCTTCTGCGGAGATCGATACGTCGATTTATCAGAACGTGCAGCGTAGCGGTAATGTGTATCGCATTCGTACCTATCCTCAGGATACGGTTCAGTTTAGGGTAGTAGCCCGAGATTTAGATCAGTTTGCCAATGGTTCTTTCCAGCAGATTTGTATGAAAGCGGGTGGACTGCAATTGAACAGTAATAATTATGCTTCCCAAACGGGCTGTAATGGTGCGGCACCTTGTGCGACTTTAACCTCTTTCAACTCTACCGGAACCTATTGTAGTGTAATCCAGAACACCGTTGAGTTCTTCTGGGTACCTGATTGTGTGCACTTGAACTTTGGTGGTTGTGGAACGGCATCGAATACCTATTTCTTTACCGTACGAATGGAGGATGATGGTTGTGCTGCTCCTAAGGTAGGTCTGGCTACGATCATTGTAGAAGTAATTGCGGGTGATCCGACCCCTCCGGGACTAAGTTGTACGGATGTTCAGCAAGATGGCTCGATCCGCTTGGGTTGGAGTCAGCCAGAACTGGATAGTGTTTTAGAGTTCAACTATTATCGTATTTATGGATCCTCCTCTCCTGGAGGCCCCTGGACAGTTGTAGACAGTATTCCTCATTATGATACCTTGAGCACCGTCGTTGCGTCTCAAGGGAATGTGAGCTACTTCTATATGGAGATGAGTACGGGTCCATGTGACTTTATCTCATTACCGAGTCAGGTAGTATCAACGATGACGATGACCATGACGGCGATACCACCCAACAGCCCAGAGATCGCTCAACTAAGTTGGACGCCTTTAAATGGTACGGGCTTAAATCCGATCCGCGGTAATATCTACGAAGTATGGGTAGAAGCCCCGGAGGGTAGTGGCAACTGGCAAAAGATAGGAGAGACTGCCAATACCAGCTTTACGGATACCGTAAGTGTTTGTGATATGTTGGTGTCCTATCAAGTACGCGTACCAGATACAGTAGTGGGTTGTTATTCTGGCTCTAGTCAAGATACGGGCCGCTTCCAGGATCGCACGAATGTGTCAAATGTTAGCCTGGGTCGCGTACTGGTAAATCAGAACAACAAAGCGATGGTAGAGTTTGAGTCTACCCAGTTTGAAGATATCGTAGAGTTCTACTTATTCTATAATGATCCGCAAAATGGCTGGGTGATTGTAGATACGATCGATGCGGGAACAGCCATGCCTTACGAATGGGCAGACTCGGATGCGGGTAGCCATTCGGAGCAGTTTAAGATCGTATCGGTAGATAGCTGTGGGAACCAGAGTGATGATTTAGCGGTAAGTCCTTACAATACAATTTACCTGCGTAACTATCTGAACAAATGTGAGGGTTATTCCCGCATTAGCTGGAATGCCTATAAAGAGTTCCCTAATGGGGTGCATGAGTACCGCGTATGGGTACAAATTACCGAGCCCGATGGCACAGTGATTCCTCCGACTATCTTATTTACAGCCAGTCCAACGGATACGAGCTTCCGTCAGAATGTGATTAGGAAGGATTATGAGTATTGCTATGTGATAGAAGCTCGAGATACGATCGCGAACTTAAGCTCTACTTCGAACACAGTATGTGTAGAAGCGGCAGTGCCACAGCAATCGGAGCAGCTGTACATCGCTAAGGTGACCAATGATCCAAGTCGTAACTCCTTAGACATTAGTATTTACATTGATGGTCAGGCGGATGTCCGCAGCTTCCAGATCCAAAGAGCGCCCGAGTACTATGGACCTTATCGTACGATAGCAACAGTAGGTAAGCCAACAGCTCCTCCTTATATCATCTCTTTCCAAGACTTTGGCGTAGAGCCCAGTAAGTTTAATTACTTCTACCGTGTAACGGCAACGGATAGCTGTGGTGGCTATGATACCATTAGTAATATCAGCTCTAACATGAAGTTGGAGGTAAGAGCAGCAGAGGATGTAACCAATCGTTTACGCTGGAACGCCTACTTCGGCTGGGGAGGCTATGTAGATCGATATGAGATTTACCGTCGTCCTGCAGATGGCTTTAACTGGGAGAAGGTAGGTGAGAACGTAACCATTAATGGTCGTCAGGATACCACTTGGATCGATTATGATATTGCCGATTTAGTGAAGGCTGATCCTACTGCTGGTGAGTACTGCTATTATGTGAAAGCTGTAGAAGGAGGGAACCCACAAGGTATTGTTGACAATCAGGGTAACCCGATGACAGCCATCTCCAATCAGTCCTGTGCTCAGCAAGAAGCGAAGGTATACTTAGCTACGGCCTTCCGCCCAGGAAGCTCGATAGGAGAGAACCAAACTTATGGACCCTCCATGCGCTTGAATGAGGTAGAGAACTACCACTTCTATATCATGAACCGTTGGGGTAAGAAGGTATTTGAGACCAATAACCCTGAGGAAAGATGGGATGGAAGTTATGAAGGTAATGATGCACCTCAAGGTGTGTATATCTACTATATTAAGTTCCAAACTCCTGGTGGATCCGAACAAGAAGAACGAGGGAATTTATCCTTAGTTAGATAA